The Arctopsyche grandis isolate Sample6627 chromosome 12, ASM5162203v2, whole genome shotgun sequence genome includes the window GGAAGTTTTGCTGGAGGATCTAATATGGGAAGACAAGTCAGATTGTGATTTGTCAACAAACATTTCTAGTTCACCAAACAATGACGAGGTAATAGCAATGAATTTACCTGTAACGATATCTAACAATTCCATAAAATTAAAGTCTTATTTTGTAGATACACGAAGGAAAAATTACTTCAGATGATAACAGACCAGAAATGAAGAATAATAGTGAAGAAATGACACATACAACGTCTCGTGCTCTAAAAAATCTGTatgaatgtgacatttgttcaaagtcATTCGTTCAAAAGTTATATCTTGTAAAACACATAAGACGccactttaaaaaaaaactgtttgactgtgatatttgcttaaaatcattcaaaacaAATTATGAACTCAATACACACAAGCATactcatagtggggtaaagccacacaaatgtgatatttgttcacgaTCTTATCATCAGAAGTCTAACCTTGTTaggcatatgaatattcatagtggGCTAAAgcaacacaaatgtgatatttgttcaagttATTTTACTCAGAGGATTTCCCTCGTTACACATATGAATACTCATATTGgattaaagccacacaaatgtgaaatttgttttaaatcatttgctCAAAAACATCAACTTGTAAGACATTTGAGTGTCCACTCTGAGAAAAAAGAgttcaaatgtaatatttgtttaaaatttttcaaaacaaagtaTTCCCTTATTAAGCACATGAATATTCATGGTGgattaaagccacacaaatgcgaaatttgttttaaatcatttgttcaaaaatatcTCCTTGTAAGACATTTGAGTATCCACTCTgaggaaaaagagttcaaatgtgatatttgtttaaaatttttcaaaacaaagaaTTTCTTTACTgagcatatgaatattcataatgggttaaagccacacaaatgcgaaatttgttttaaatcattttttcaaaaatatcaactTGTAAGACATTTGAGTATCCACTCTgaggaaaaagagttcaaatGAGATgtttgatatttgtttaaaatttttcaaaacgaAAGTATTTCCTTACTAACCATAAGAATATTCATACTGGGTTAATGCCATTAAAGTGTAATATTTGTTCACGATCTTATTCAAAGAAATTTAGAAGAATTCAACTACCTGTTCTTCCTTAGAAATGTATCCTCACTGTTCCCTGTTATCAGGTTTTGGTTGACCATCGGTTGTCAGAATCCCTACTTGAAATCGATAATTGCACGtgttttttcattacttaaaattCGTGCTAATATCCAGAGCCGCACCGTCCATATGTGCGAATTGTGCAAATCACACGATGGTCAAATTTCTTGAGGCGGCCAACCAAGAACCAAAAAAAATCGACCACTGTACTCTGTCAGGTGGAttatatgccatctcgcttgcaccaacgctatcCGCGTTACAAATGtgtacacaacgaaagcatttctaTCGCAATTACCGCTGGGGTtaatacgtttagataaaaaaaaatatattgagatagaaaaccaatccttatgaacgtggtgaaataaaaaaaactggctaaataaacgcaaaatagcacggagaaaaaatccgtaaaaaaatatatattttcgacttttaaaattcgctagacaactaattataagtattttaaaacaataaacaatcacaatcaatagaaaaaaatatcaccgaaccatgtattacatacatgtgtatcctactcgcgcacacttacatatgtatgtaaagttgtGTGATAGAAACAGAAATtcccaccgcacgccactggtatgcaTGTAATACCGCTGTAAAGTCACATGCAAAGTCTCACTGAGTATATTGCTGAATATATTGCAtttaaagtatatacatatttactttcaaatgccattttgtaattttcgtatgtatgtttgtacaaagaaaagaataaatttatttttttacccatgcatctatgtttttatttaattaatgggGGTTTGcttccaatttatttttatttggtatACTAAGTGCgtattttttacgttttttcatatttatacctGTGCAGAGTAGAATAGAACCGCTCGGTTAATTTTACTAGAGATGTCATATTAATTACATCTTGTTGCAATGTATTTGTTGAAAGATGTGAAAGCCCCTGACAAAATgttcttaccactagcgtaatttgcgaaacttgtgacaaatttgacaaacatgtgggaaaaacgtatttattttaacactggTAGATAGATTGAATAGCAACCCACATGTGGTggtgaaaaaaactgaaacttTTGAAACTGGGGatgaaagaaacaaaaaatcaGTTCACGGTCAGTTTTCACCCTGTTAACACGCTGCGTTAATTAACAATTATTGACGTAAAAATAGACttaagatttaattatttttaaatatcagttgtaatttaatattattatgtataaattattgtgtttttacgttcgctttaatatattttttaaattttgaatcacaaacttttttttttaaatagctccaaaaaaaccatttcagaagATGTGAAAGTGGCCATTGCAACGCTTATTAGTGAAAAGACATATAGTTACagacaaattgcaaaaaaatcatgtttctcACCCTACGGTAGCCCATATTGCACAATTAGTGCAATCGGGAGTTTCTCCAACTGCTACATTATACGACAAATGTGGGAGAAAACGAAAAACCACACCGCGAACGGATCGAAAAATCATCACCATAGCTTTGGGGAACCGTAAGGTGCCTAATAAAGGCATTCAAGCTATTCTAAATGAAGAGGGAATCAATATTTCCCCAAGGACGATGCAACGTAGATTTCGCGAAGCTAATATCAAGAGCCGAACTCCCATAAAAAAGACAAAATTGACaccaacaatgaaaaaaaagctcAGGAACATCAGCAATGGACTGTCGATGATTGGAAAAaggtattgtttaaatattaatattaaactaaaaaatactcGATAACCTCCTATgtactaatttttcattcattttaggtttgTTTCTCTGGCGAAACAATTCTAAGGACAATGACAGATGTTGTCCAATACATCAGAAGACGACCTTCCGAGAAGCTGAGCGACGAATGCACCattcaaacaacaaaatataatgcatcGGTGCTGGTGTGGTCGGTTATTAGCGGAAAAGGGGCTAGACCCGTACGTTGAGGCaggatcaatacaaaaaaaattttttggacGTATTTTTGCCGTATTTTGAATCAGAGGGGATGGATgcacataattacatttttatgcaagatgtcacacggccaaaacaattaacatttacctgaccacaaaaaatattcgaattttgttatggccaggtaattcaccggatttaaatccgattgaaaattgttgggggtattaaaaagtatttttataacagccctaatactacgttagataatttaaaagaaaaaataatagatacatggaaaaataattcaaaaatcaaaaaaaacaatagtCATGCATAGAGATCATACCGCGCAGAATTCgggctgttataaaaaataggggagggacaactaaatattaagttaattacAGTTTTTGGATGGAATCGGACATCCGACATCCATTTGCCTTTTAGCATTAATACATATCATGTGCTATCATTCCCCCGTTCTTCCACGCCTAGTTTGTATTCTTATAATCTGGGAGGGAATATTCTGGGAAATTGTCTTACCACAAATGATCAATATCTTTAGTCCGTAGCATCTTGGAATCTGGTTCCATAATATGGAGTTCCAGTGGAGTAACCCAATCCTTACAAATTGAAAGATTTCAGAGGAAATTTCTACGATATTTATATGTGAGAGAGTTTGGGTACTATACTTAGTGTACTGGGAACTTTGGGTTATGTAACCTTATTTTCCAGAAGGAATATcagttacatatataacatcggttttctccctcacacgcgttAGATCGAATTGCTGTTCGCGGCACAAATAATGCCGGGGCACTCGCCTTACGATGCTCTgatctacataatataataagagAAAGCACCGAAAggctttttattcaaaaattcaaagatttagaagaaaaaaaactagTAATTGTTACAAAGTGCTCTCCTGCGAAACTtgatgaattttgaaaaattatcaacaattttAAGTCGTCAATAACTCATTTAATAGTACAGAAAGCTATTTTCtgggaaaaaaagtaaaaaaaaattttggccAGGTTTTCAGCCCAAATACCACtcggtgccgggttcgatcccatgagctgacctcgattaaaaataatttttctgagtatatctgtagtgctgctggtcagacttggataattgtcacttcaggtcgatcgtttcctattagagtttgccaatgtttctgatttcattgttgaaacggttcccgattaaatttgctaaaaactttcctactatgtcaccactacttGAGtaagattaatgtacaataaaatgtatgtacaattcatagatatctcgttaaatttcgagtttttagtgtctcgtcattcaacgacttgtgtaataaaaatgctgtgttGTTTGTAATTGCCCAGGAAGGCGCAATGGAGTTTACCTGTAGAGCCTtcatggtatatacatatgtaaaaaaatatatcatggtATTTATGGTTTCGAACAGAGTGGCCACGTTTCAATTCCAACTAGTAGTTGCTggacagaccttggtttgtgactccaggttgattcttatcagagtttgccaatttttatgattttcattgaaacgattcctgtaaattagtatctcctttcctatctctctcgtaaatctcaagttattcagcgtcttgaggttcgccaatttaagCGCGCTGTCGCCTAGTGCATCAGTAAGAAATAAGAGGCAAATTAttctctgaattgtaatcgtaagtgaaccATAAAGggggtttgtaaaaatatggtataaatagaaaaattaattcaagcGGTGTTTTTATTGTACTGGCAATACTACCTTGGCGGCCATTTTTAATCATGTACCAAACATCCTTTGTTACGGAAGTGCTCGAGACGTTTGTGTTTCTGCTGTCGAAGTAgtgatggagtgcagactttgcctgTGCTCTGCCCCACCAGAGGtcttcgtctccatccatggcGATCCTCATCCACAGCAATTGCTTACTCTAGTCACTTACTCTTGGCCCATTACTATTACTGATACCAATTTCATTAACTCTCGAAGTCATCATTATCTTTGTCATTTGCAGGTAAGGAAAGGCGATCATCTGCCAGATATCATATGCCATTCGAGTGTCAACAATCAGGAATTGCTCGACAGCTTTCGAAGCGCTTGTCTCCAGAGTGACGAAAAGTCGAGGATGGTTCTAATCAAGACAGAGGAAGTTTTGCTGGAGGATGTAATATGGGAAGACGAGCCGGACGGTGATTTTCCAACAAACATTTCTAGTTCACCAAACAATGACGAGGTAATAGTAATGAATTTACCTGTAGCGATATCTAACAATTCTATAAAATTAAAGTcttatagtttttaaaataaattaagtaacGTTTTGCTTATTTTGTAGATACACGAAGTAAAAATTACTTCAGATGATAACAGACCAGAAATGAAGAATAATAGTAACGAAGTGACACATACAACGTCCCATGCTCAAAAAAATCTGTatgaatgtgacatttgtcACTTTACTGATATTTGCTTAAAGTCATTCAAAACAAATTATGAACTCAATACACACAAGCATgctcatagtggggtaaagccacacaaatgtgatatttgttcaagatATTTTACTCGGAAGTCTTCCTTTGttaaacatatgaatattcatagtggattaaagccatacaaatgcgAAATTTGTTCTAAATCATTTGTTCAGAAATATTATCTTGTAAGACGTTTGAGTATCCACTCTGAGGAAAATGAGTTCAACTGTGATAttcgtttaaaatttttcaaaacaaagaaTTTCTTTATTGAGCTTATGAATATTCATAATgggttaaagccacacaaatttaatatttgtgtggctttacaaaattattaagtaaaagtaaagtaaaattaattaaaaactataataataaacatgaaAATCGTTATGTATTTGTAGAAAATAATGTTCGTCTATGCGTTTCTAtatcattcaaccgattgcgatgaaacttacatgagttattgtatGCATGCCCGCGAccgtttctgtaaaaaaatcgcccaaaaacgggaacgcgATAACAGGAATTAGTCGCATTGCGAcaacaacgcatgccgggttcaactagtataatataaaaaatactttaacaAGAAGGTTTTTGCTGCTGTTTATTTGatgccaaatattttttatctgcctcatgtattaaaatactttgtTTCAAAGTTAAAATCTGGCTATATTCGGATTTAGACATGTTTCACTGTTCTCTGATTGTTTGATTTCACCCGgcagattttatatttatatacaaccaACTTAATATAACcaatgcggtgcaaacgatcgacaagcgccagacagactgaaccacagattaacgacacgtgtacatAATGcatgcgcactgctcgcacttacactaagcgaaatctacccgaagtcccgacatagctaccctgtatacgttctgtacttctgatactttagttccgatttttgccttattaaccctttggctgctacgaggtttttcaatgtccaagcgaaaaatgctaacatttgtaattattttgaaaaaaaataaatataatatttttttttacatacttacttcgccgaacactcgtaatttttataatactttatatacatttttaagaagcagtcgtggactcgtgctctctctttctgtcttgcttttacatgcgtgcgtgcgaaagagatacctacatatatacactaaataagttttgacgattgttttccgaggctttattcttttcaataatctatttttagatatcgatgtatccttacaacatgcgatatattcgaaacaggtagcggtctctctctctttctttcttggttttaattgtgtacgtgtgagcgagacacacaaggatgcgaagtttctaataatcaaataatttttcaacatgtatcataaacattttgtatgcatttcagttgcatttgattgattgcatgaattcgtgacgtctcgtgacctatataattgaaagcggatttctattgttttttgccatttattttaactctgcaaaatgatatcggacagtgaaagtgatgaaagcgaaataatagctcctcgccgaggaactcgacaaatcagcagctctactgattctgaaaatgaatttatcgataataatcaattcccaagtaataactccttatatgacattgacaacgaacccgaaatttactttgatgatgaacccgaaattgaagagcttttatttaaaaaattgataaatatttataaagcttgattgaaaaataaatataaatacgtatataaaaaaaatgtttcgtgccactgatgcgctggtggctcaaagaaagtattgaaatacgacaattaatgacgtcaacaacgatcgtcgtagcaatcttcgccgatttcaaaacaacgatttatcgttgttgtagcagtcaaagggttaaactcgccagaaagatccaactcaattttattaattaccaatttaataattgcatctgtgcatatcgaaaggttactcgtcatctgatgtgcaatctatctatcgtttgcaccaaacccataataACTTGTGATTAAACCAGCAGCTTGTTACTGTAACTactaatttgtattataattcgaGACTTATATCGTGAATCTCAAAACATGTCAGCAAAGATGTCGTAAATACAAACTGCTTTAGGAAATGTAATATAAGCAattcaaaattatgtttttaattattaatatctcCTA containing:
- the LOC143919542 gene encoding uncharacterized protein LOC143919542 isoform X2, translating into MECRLCLCSAPPEAFVSIHGDPHPQQLVQRIWTGCQLRVRKGDHLPDMICHSCVNNLELLDSFRSACLQSDETSRMILNESFKIKTEEVLLEDLIWEDKSDCDLSTNISSSPNNDEIHEGKITSDDNRPEMKNNSEEMTHTTSRALKNLYECDICSKSFVQKLYLVKHIRRHFKKKLFDCDICLKSFKTNYELNTHKHTHSGVKPHKCDICSRSYHQKSNLVRHMNIHSGLKQHKCDICSSYFTQRISLVTHMNTHIGLKPHKCEICFKSFAQKHQLVRHLSVHSEKKEFKCNICLKFFKTKYSLIKHMNIHGGLKPHKCEICFKSFVQKYLLVRHLISTLRKKSSNEMFDICLKFFKTKVFPY
- the LOC143919647 gene encoding uncharacterized protein LOC143919647; this encodes MECRLCLCSAPPEVFVSIHGDPHPQQLLTLVRKGDHLPDIICHSSVNNQELLDSFRSACLQSDEKSRMVLIKTEEVLLEDVIWEDEPDGDFPTNISSSPNNDEIHEVKITSDDNRPEMKNNSNEVTHTTSHAQKNLYECDICHFTDICLKSFKTNYELNTHKHAHSGVKPHKCDICSRYFTRKSSFVKHMNIHSGLKPYKCEICSKSFVQKYYLVRRLSIHSEENEFNCDIRLKFFKTKNFFIELMNIHNGLKPHKFNICVALQNY
- the LOC143919542 gene encoding uncharacterized protein LOC143919542 isoform X1 — protein: MECRLCLCSAPPEAFVSIHGDPHPQQLVQRIWTGCQLRVRKGDHLPDMICHSCVNNLELLDSFRSACLQSDETSRMILNESFKIKTEEVLLEDLIWEDKSDCDLSTNISSSPNNDEIHEGKITSDDNRPEMKNNSEEMTHTTSRALKNLYECDICSKSFVQKLYLVKHIRRHFKKKLFDCDICLKSFKTNYELNTHKHTHSGVKPHKCDICSRSYHQKSNLVRHMNIHSGLKQHKCDICSSYFTQRISLVTHMNTHIGLKPHKCEICFKSFAQKHQLVRHLSVHSEKKEFKCNICLKFFKTKYSLIKHMNIHGGLKPHKCEICFKSFVQKYLLVRHLSIHSEEKEFKCDICLKFFKTKNFFTEHMNIHNGLKPHKCEICFKSFFQKYQLVRHLSIHSEEKEFK